From Aegilops tauschii subsp. strangulata cultivar AL8/78 chromosome 5, Aet v6.0, whole genome shotgun sequence:
AGAAATGTATCCATGGTGAAGAGAATACAGTATGACCTACGATCCATCCAAACAATTTTTTCTATACATGGGAATTTTTTGTCTTTTTACTGAAAATACATTCGTAGATAAACTGCTGAAAGAAACATGTCACCCGTTCAAATGTCCACATCCCGCTCTCTGATAAACGTAGTGGAACACAGGGATATTCACTCTTGTGTACTCAATTGTTTTCTTCCTGGAGATGTTAAAACCTTTCTGGTGGATTGCAGCTCCACAAACACCTTTCTGGTGGATATCTGCACTTCCTGTCTGTTCATAATAGTTGTGTAACATTGGTTCTAGTACATAGCTGATTCAGTCATCACTGGAAAACTATTTACATAAGAGTGCCATGATGAACTAAAACACAACAGCTGGTGTAAATAAAATATATTTGAAGTTCCTCAGTTCATCGTTTGCTGGCATGAATGAATGCAAATATTCAGAACATGTTCGTTCTTCGTTTTTTTATTTGAAAAAAAGAAACATGTTCTCTTGAAATTTACTGCTCAAGCTACTGCGACAGAAGTGCACAAGGGAACAAACCACCAAGAGAAAAATGTCCTCGTAGCATCCTTTGATTAATGCAATGGACCACAGGGATATTTTTACCCCGGTAGACGCGGTTGTTTTTTCCTCATGGAGTTATGAAAATGATATGCCGCCTCAATACATCTGAAACATACAGCCAATTCATGCTACTGGGGAAAATATCTCTTGGGAAGAAAGAAAAAACAACTCTCTCAGACTGTTGCATCGGTGAAATCCGTCATCGGTTGGGTGATGGACACATCATTCTCTCCACCGATGACCGCAGCTCGGGTTGCAGCAGACGAAGAAGAGCGTCATCCCCTCCTCACCTCTCGCGGTGGCCTATAGAACACAACAGAATCAAGGTGAGGTTCTTGTTCAGGAAGATTGTGACAATAATGTCAATTGTTTATAGAACACAACCGAATCAATGTGAGGTTCTTGTTCAGGAAGATTGTAGCAATAATGTCAAGTGTTTATAGAACACAACCGAATCAAGGTGAGGTTCTCGTTAAGGAAGATTGTAGCTAAACCTCTGAATAATGTCAACTGTTTGTGTTGGGCTTGAATCTATTTTACCTGGAAGAAGACAGCTTCGCCGTGACCACAGACGGCGCACCGGACTTCCTTGGTGCGGGGAAGTGTTGGGTCGCCGGCGACGTCCTGGAGCACCTGGGTGAACTCTCCAGCGCTGTGGTGCACCACGTTGCGGTAGACACAGTTGTTGTCTGCAACCTCCTGCAGTTTCAGAGCGTTTCAAGGTCAAAACAAGAACCTGGCAGCAATTGGCAATGCACTGAACAAGCTCTACTTCTGTCGCAAGTTGACAGCCTACACTGCACACTTGTCTTTCAGCTCAGTGTGCTCAAGCTCAGTTCTTCCTCAGACTGAGAACAGCACAGCAGTCCTTATAATCTACCAACAGACCGTACAatttcttattttttgacatgCCACATTAATTCAGTCTTTCCTTTTTTTTCCTACTGGAATGGTCATCCTTGGTGTTAAAAAATTCAAAGGTTTGTTCTCTCTTTTTCAGCTTTACCTAGTTTTGCTGATCCTCTCATCTTGTACAGTACAGTAACTTTGAGGGACGAGGTGGTATGAGGTGAAGAAATCTTTGGATGGGCAGAGTGGGGAAGAAAAGTTTGTAACCTGGTGGTCGCAGTTCCTGCAGGCGAAGAGGAGCACCTTCTGGTCCCGGTCCTCCTTGGGATACAAGATGTTGTTGCTGCgccccccaaaaaaagagagcATGGAACGGATCTGCCGGTCAAATCCATGGCCCAAACAAGGGAACAACGAGGAAAGCAGCCTGGGCTTACCATTCACGGCAAAACTTCATGGCACTCATGGCTGCTGCTGGGTTGGTGACTGAGACCTCCTCCTGTCGGCTGATTCGATGCTTCCCTCTCTCAAATCAGAGATCTTCGCTACTCTTGGTGTGGAGCGGAGCCTTAGAATCCCTGTCTATCCCCTACCCTTTGCAGGAAAGTGTATGGATTGGATGGGTAGGTCGGTCTCTCGGAGGGGAAGC
This genomic window contains:
- the LOC109760230 gene encoding DNA-directed RNA polymerases II, IV and V subunit 9B, giving the protein MSAMKFCRECNNILYPKEDRDQKVLLFACRNCDHQEVADNNCVYRNVVHHSAGEFTQVLQDVAGDPTLPRTKEVRCAVCGHGEAVFFQATARGEEGMTLFFVCCNPSCGHRWRE